In Cellulomonas sp. JZ18, the DNA window GGCGTGCACGTCGGACTGCAGACGCTCCAGGACGGTCAGGTCGAGGTCGTGGTGGCTCGCGACGAGGGACAGCAGCACCACGTGCTCGATTCAATCATCCCGGGAATTGTCCGGCACAATCGATCGTGTGAGTCTTTCAGCACACCATCCGCTCGTCGACGGGCGCACCACCGATTCGCCGCTCCTGACGGCGTATTCCGGCCGACGCCCCGAGCGGCTGCCGGTGTGGTTCATGCGTCAGGCCGGCCGTTCGCTGCCCGAGTACCGCGAGGTGCGCGCGGGCATCCCGATGCTCGACTCGTGCCTGGACCCGGACCTCGCGGCCGAGATCACGCTGCAGCCGGTGCGCCGGCACGGCGTCGACGCGGCCGTCTTCTTCTCCGACATCGTGGTGCCGCTCAAGCTCGTCGGCGTCGACGTCGAGATCCGCTCCGGCGTGGGCCCCGTCATGGGCGCGCCGGTGCGGACGGCGGACGACGTCGCCCGCCTGCGCGACCTCGGCCCGCTGACGCCCGAGCGCCTCGCGCCGGTCACCGCCGGCGTGGAGCGCACCGTCGCCGGCCTCGGCACGACGCCGCTGGTCGGCTTCGCCGGCGCGCCGTTCACGCTGGCCGCGTACCTCGTCGAGGGCGGGCCGTCCCGCGACCACCTCGCCGCGCGCCGGCTCATGCACGCCGACCCCGCCACGTGGGCGGCGCTCATGGACTGGACCGCCGAGGTGACGGGCGCGTTCCTCGAGGCGCAGGTGCTGGCGGGCGCGAGCGCGGCCCAGCTCTTCGACTCGTGGGCGGGCGCCCTGTCCCTGGCGGACTACACGGCGCACTGCGCACCGGCGTCCGGGACGGTCCTCGCGCGGGCCCGTGCGCTCGGCGTGCCGGCCGTGCACTTCGGCGTCGCGACCGGTGAGCTGCTCGTGGCCATGCGGGACGCCGGTGCGGACGTCGTGGGCGTCGACTACCGCGTCCCGCTGGACGAGGCGTCCCGGCGGCTCGGCGGCACGACGCCGCTGCAGGGCAACGTCGACCCGGCGCTGCTCGGCGCGCCGTGGGACGTGCTGGAGGCGCACGTGCGCGACGTCGTCCGGCGGGGGCGCTCGGCCCCGGGGCACGTCGTCAACCTCGGCCACGGCGTGCCGCCGGAGACGGACCCGGCCGTGCTGACCCGCGTCGTCGAGCTCGTCCACTCGCTGTGACCGACGCGCCCGTGCCGGCCCCGGACGCCTCCGACCTGGCGCCCGCCTGGGACGTCGTCGTGGTCGGCGCCGGCGTCGCGGGTCTGGTCGCGGCGCGCGACCTCGTCCGGGCCGGCCTGCGTGTCGTCCTCGTCGACGGGCGGGACGCGCCGGGCGGGGCCGTGCGCGGCCACGACGTCGCGGGCCTGCGGCTCGACGCGGGAGCGGAGTCGTTCGCCACGCGCGGCGGCGCGGTCGCGGCGCTGCTGGGCGAGCTGGGGCTGGGCGACGACGTCGTGACGCCGGAGCCGCGCGGTGCGTGGGTGCACCTGACCAGCGGCGACGGCCCGCTGCCCCACACCGGGCTGCTCGGCGTCCCGGCGCACCCCCTGGCCGCGGACGTGCGCCGCACGCTCGGTGCGGCCGGCGCGGCGCGTGCCGCGCTCGACCTGGTGCTGCCGGCGGGCGTCGGCGCGCGCGCCACCACCTTCGGCGCGCTCGTGCGGGCCCGGATGGGCGACGCCGTCGCGGACCGGCTCGTGCACCCCGTGGTCGGCGGCGTCCACGCGGCCGACCCCGACGACCTCGCGACCGACACCGTCGCCCCGGGGCTGACCGCGGCCCGGGCGGCCGCGCGGGGTCCCTGGCCCGAGGCGTCCGGGCGCTGCGCGCGGCCGCTCCCGCGGGCAGCGCCGTGCAGGGGCTCGCCGGCGGCATCCACCGGCTCGTGGACGCGCTGGTCGCCGACGTGACGGCGCACGGCGGGGTCGTGCTGACCCGCACGCGGGCGACGGGCCTGGTCCGCGAGGACGACGGCCGGCTGGCGGTCGGCACCGAGCCGGCGACCGCCCGCGGGTCGGGTGCCGCGGGGCAGGCCGGGCCGGCCACGGACGCACCCGCCGCGGGCGGACGCACGCTGCGCGCCGCCCGCGTGCTCCTCGCGACGCCGCAGGCGCCGGACCTGCTGCGTGGCCTCGACGGGGTGGAGCTCGGCGACGTCGCGACCGACGCCGGCGTCCCGGTCACGCTCGTGACGCTCGTGCTCGACGCACCCGTCCTCGACGCGGCCCCGCGCGGCACGGGGGTCCTGGTCGGCCCCGGGGTCACCGACGTGACGGCGAAGGCGCTCACGCACGCGACGGCCAAGTGGGGCTGGCTCGCCCGGACCGCGCGGCCGGGCCGGCACGTGGTGCGGCTGTCGTTCGGGCGGGCGTCGGCGGCGCACGCGGCCGACGGGACCCCGCCCGCGGACGTCCTCCTCGACGTCGCGCTGGCCGACGCGTCGACGCTGCTCGGCGTCCCGCTGCCCGCGAGCGCGCTCGTGGGCCACGCGGTCGTCCGCTGGACGCAGTCGCTGCCGCGTCCCAGCGCGGCGCACCGCGCGGCGGTGGACGCGGTGCGCACCGCGGTGGCCGACGTCCCCGGGGTCGCGGTGTGCGGGGCGTGGGCGTCCGGGACGGGCCTGGCGTCGGTGGTGCCGGACGCCCGTGCGGCCGCCGCGGCGCTGCTCGCGCAGGCCCCGGCGCCCGACGAGGCGCCGGGCTGACGTCGCCCCGTCGCCGCTGCGACCGGGTCGCACCGGCGGGGGAATTGATGCGAGGAAAGGGGAGCCTTACCCTTTTTCTCGTCGGGCGCGGCGTCGTGTGACGCCGTCCTGACGCATTGTCAGCACAATTCCTCGTCGGCTGTGACGCGGTCCTGACGCATTGTCAGGACGACGGGCCGGGAATTGTGAGAAGGGGCACCGCGGGGCCCTCCGGCTTCGACATCGCCCCCGGCCGGGACGAGACTGGAGGCATGCCCCAGCACGTCCGTGTCGGTACCCGTGCGAGCGTGCTCGCGCTCACCCAGACCGGGCACGTCGCCGACGCGCTCGCCGACCTCGCCGACCTCACGGTCGAGACCGTGCGCGTGCGCACGGAGGGCGACCGGGTCTCCGCACCCCTCGCGTCCCTGGGCGGCACCGGCGTCTTCGTCACCGCGCTGCGCGACGCGCTCCTCGACGGCCGCTGCGACGTGGCCGTGCACTCCCTCAAGGACCTGCCGACGGCCGACGCCGACGGCCTCGCGGTGGCCGCCGTCCCCGTCCGGCAGGACCCGCGCGACGCCCTGTGCGCACGCGACGGCCTGACGCTCGCCACCCTCCCGCCGGGTGCGAAGGTGGGCACGGGCTCGCCCCGGCGCGCCGCGCAGCTGCGGGCCGCCCGGCCCGACCTCGAGGTGGTCGACATCCGCGGCAACGTCGACACGCGCCTGCGTCGGGTGCGGGGCGCGGTGCCCGTCGAGGGCGCGGCGCCGGCGCCGACCGCCACCCCCGTCGTGCCGACGGCGAGCGGCTCGCCCGTCGGCGACCTCGACGCCGTCGTGCTCGCCGCGGCGGGCCTGGCGCGGCTGGGCCGGCTCGACGCCGCGACCGAGCTGTTCGGTCCCGACGTCCTGCTGCCGGCGCCCGGCCAGGGTGCGCTGGCCGTCGAGGTCCGCACCACCGACGCCGCCGGGGACGCGCCGCTCGCGCAGGCCCTGCGGGCCCTCGACGACGTGCCCACCCGGCGGGCGGTCGTCGCGGAGCGCGCCGTGCTCGCGCGGCTGGAGGCGGGCTGCGCGGCCCCGATCGGGGCGTGGGGCGTCCTCGACGCGGACGGCACGCTCACGCTCGACGCCACCGTCGTCGCCGTGGACGGCGCGCGCTCCCTGCGCCGCCGGACGAGCGGCCCGGTGGCCGGCGACGACGACGCACGCGCGCTCGGCCGGGCGCTCGCGGACGAGCTCCTCGACGCCGGCGCGGCCGACCTCGCCCCGCTCGGGACGTCGTCGTGACGCACCCGCCCGCCGACGCGGGTGCAGCGGACGGCGGCACCTCGGCAGCGCACCCGCTCGCGGGCCTGCGCGTCCTCGTCCCGCGCCCGCCCCTCGACGGCCCGGGCGACGGCGCGCCGAGCCCCGCCGTGATCGCGCTGCGCGCCGCGGGAGCCGAGCCGGTCGTCGTCCCCCTGGTGCGCACGGTCCCGGTCGACGACCTCACGGTGCTCGACGACGCGCTGCTCGCCCTCGGCGCCGGCTGGTACGGCTGGCTGGCCGTCACGAGCCAGGCCGCCGTGGCGGTGCTCGCGGACCGGGCGGCGGCGACCGACGAGGGCCTGGCCGCGCTCGTCGCCCGTGGCGGCGCCCGCGTCGCGGCCGTCGGCCCCGGCACGCGCCGTGCCCTGGAGGCGGTGGGCGTGCCGGTCGACGTCGTCCCGCCGGTCCGCTCGACCGCGGCCGACCTGGTCGCCGCGTGGCCGGCCGTGCCCCGGGTCGAGGCGGGCCCCGACGGCTCCCCGGCCGGCGCGGGCGCCCGCGTGCTCTTCCCGCGCGGCGACCTCGCCGCGTCCACGCTCGCCGACGGCCTGACGACCGCCGGCTGGTCCGTCGACGACCCCGTCGTCTACCGCACGGTGCCGGCCGGCCCGCCCGAGCCGGAGGTCGCGCGGGCCTGGGCGTCGGGCGAGGTGGACGCGGTGCTGCTCACGTCCGCGAGCACCGTCCGCGCGCTCGTCGACCACCTCGGTCCGCCGCGGCCCGGCACCCGCGTCGCCGTGATCGGCCCCAGCACCGCCGCCGAGGCCGAGCGCCTCGGCGTGCACGTCGACGCGGTGGCCGAGCAGCAGACCCTCTTCGGCCTCGTCGACGCCCTCGCGCGCGTCGTCACCACCCCCACCCCCGGGAGGACACCCCGTGACCACCCCGACCACCGACGGCACCCCGGCACCGGCGGGGCCCGCCACCGCCGACCCCACGGCCGCCGGCGGCTACACCGCCGGCCGGCACCGTCCCCGCCGCCTGCGCCGCACGACCGCGATGCGCCGGCTCGTCGCGCAGACGCGCCTGCACCCGGCCGACCTCGTGCTCCCCGTGTTCGTGCGCGAGGGCCTGGACACGCCGCGGGAGATCACGTCGATGCCCGGTGTGCAGCAGCACACGCGCGACTCGCTGCGCCGCGAGGTCGTCCGCGCCGCCGAGGCCGGCGTGGGCGGGGTCATGCTGTTCGGCATCCCGCAGCACCGGGACGCCACCGGCTCGCAGGCGACCGACCCGGACGGTGTCCTCAACGTCGCGATCGCGGACGTCGTCGCGGAGGTGGGGGACGCGCTCGTCGTGCAGGCCGACCTGTGCCTCGACGAGTTCACCGACCACGGCCACTGCGGCGTGCTGACGCCCGCGGGAGCGGTCGACAACGACGCGACCCTGTCCCGGTACGCGGCGATGGCCCTCGCGCAGGCCGACGCCGGCGCCCACCTCGTCGGGCTCTCGGGGATGATGGACGGCCAGACGGCCGTCGTCCGGGACGCGCTCGACGCCGCCGGCCACACCGACGTCTCGGTGCTCGCCTACGCCGCGAAGTACGCGTCGGCGTTCTACGGGCCGTTCCGGGAGGCGGTCGAGTCGCAGCTCTCGGGCGACCGGCGCACGTACCAGATGGACGCCGCGAACCGCCGGGAGGCGCTGCGCGAGGTCGCGATCGACGTCGACGAGGGCGCGGACGTCGTCATGGTGAAGCCCGCGATGTCGTACCTCGACGTGCTGGCCGACGTCGCGGCGACGTCGTCGGTGCCCGTGTGGGCGTACCAGGTGTCCGGTGAGTACGCCATGATCGAGGCCGCCGCGGCGCACGGGTGGATCACCCGTCGGGGTGCGATCACGGAGTCCGTGCTCAGCATCAAGCGGGCCGGTGCCGATGCGGTCCTGACGTACTGGGCGACGGAGCTGGCCGGCTGGCTGGCGGAGGAGCGGTGATGACCCAGCTCGAGCACGAGCCCGGCACGGACGAGCCGAACGACTACCCCGCCCCGCACGACGCGGCGGCGCCCACGGACGCCCCCGCCGACGGCTGGGAGACCCGCAGCGACGACGCGTTCGCGCACGCGCAGGCGGTCATCCCCGGCGGCGTGAACTCCCCGGTCCGCGCGTTCGGGTCGGTCGGCGGCACGCCGCGGTTCGTCGCCTCCGCGTCGGGCCCCTACCTGAGGGACGTCGACGGGCGCGAGTACGTCGACCTCGTGATGTCGTGGGGTCCGGCGCTGCTGGGCCACGCGCACCCCGAGGTCGTCGCCGCCGTCCAGGAGGCCGCCGGGCGGGGTCTCGGGTTCGGGGCCCCGACGGCGACCGAGGTCGAGCTCGTCGACGAGATCCGCCGCCGCGTGCCCGCCGCCGAGCGCGTGCGGCTCGTCTCGACCGGCACCGAGGCCGCGATGACGGCCGTGCGGCTCGCGCGCGGCGTCACGGGCCGCGACAAGGTCGTCAAGTTCGCCGGCTGCTACCACGGGCACGTCGACGGGCTGCTGGCGTCGGCCGGCTCCGGCGTCGCCACGCTGGCGCTGCCGGGGTCCGCGGGCGTCACCGCCGCGACGGCCGCGGAGACGATCGTCCTGCCGTACAACGACCTCGACGCGGTCGAGGCGGCGTTCGCCGAGCACGGCGACTCCATCGCCGCGGTGCTCACCGAGGCGGCGCCGGCGAACATGGGCGTCGTCCCGCCGCTGCCGGGGTTCAACGCCGGGCTGCGCCGGATCACGCGCGAGCACGGGGCGCTGCTCGTCCAGGACGAGGTGCTGACCGGGTTCCGCGTCGGCCCCGGCGGGTGGTGGGGCCTCGAGGGCCGCGCCGAGGGCTGGGAGCCCGACCTGCTCATGTTCGGCAAGGTCGTGGGCGGGGGCCTGCCGGTCGCCGCCGTCGCCGGCCGGGCCGAGGTCATGGACCTGCTCGCGCCGCTCGGCCCCGTCTACCAGGCGGGCACGCTCTCGGGTAACCCGGTGGCGACCGCGGCGGGCCTGGCCACGCTGCGGCTCGCGGACGCCGAGGCGTACGCGCGCGTCGACGCCGCCTCCGCCTACCTGCGACGCGCGGTGACGGCCGCGCTCGCGGAGGCCGGCGTGCCGCACGCGCTGCAGTGGGCGGGCAACCTGTTCAGCGTCGTGTTCGGCGAGCGCGCCGCCACCGAGGGCGCGCGCGACTACGCCGCCGTGCAGGCGAGCGAGCACTGGCGGTACGCGCCGTTCTTCCACGCGCTGCTCGACGCCGGCGTCTACGCACCGCCGTCCGCCTTCGAGGCGTGGTTCGTCTCGTCCGCCCACGACGAGGCGGCGCTCGACCGCGTCGTCGAGGCGCTCCCCGGTGCGGCTCGTGCGGCGGCGGAGGCGACTCCCCCGGCCTGACGTCCCCCTGTGCACGACGACGCCCCCGCCGGTGACCGGCGGGGGCGTCGCTGCGATCGGGTCGGGCGGCTGGGCGTCGCTGCGAGCGGGTCAGGCGGCGGGACCGGCGACCGGGGTCGGCACGGGGACGTCCACGGCGTCGGCGCGCTGGGCGGCGAGGTCGTTGCGGTAGGCCCGCACCGACCACACGACCGCGGCGACCCACACCAGCGCGATCGCGGCGAGCGTGAGGCCCTCGGCCGGGGTGCCCTTCCAGCCGACCCAGTCGGACCGGATGATCGTGCGGGTGTTCGTCAGGACGATGACGCCGCCGACGGCCGACCCGAGCACGCGTCCGGGGACGTGCCGGACCAGCCACGCCGCGAGGGGTGCCGCGACGAGCCCGCCCACGAGCAGCGCCGCGACCATCCAGAAGTCGATGCCCTGCGAGCCGAGGGCGATGAGGAAGCCGAGGCTGGCGGCGAGCGCGACGAGGAACTCCGACGTGTCGATGGAGCCCACGACCTTGCGGGGCTCGAGCCGCCCGGACGCGAGCAGCGCGGGGGTGCCGACCGGGCCCCAGCCGCCACCCCCGGTCGCGTCGACGAACCCCGCGAACAGGCCGAGCGGCGCGAGGAACCGCTTGCGCAGCGGCAGGTGCCGTCGGTCGGTGCGCAGGCCCTTGAGCGTGAAGCGCACCAGCAGGTAGACCCCGAGGGCCAGCAGGACCGTCGACATGACCGGCCCGGCCGACTCCGTCGAGAGGTTCGACAGGAACGTCGCCCCGGCGAACGCGCCGACGGCACCGGGCACGCCGACCCGCAGGACGACCTTCCAGTCGACGTTGCCGAACTTCCAGTGCGAGACGCCGGAGGCGAGCGTCGTGCCGATCTCCGCGAGGTGCACCGTGGCCGACGCGGCCGCCGGGTTCGTGCCGACCGCGAGCAGCAGCGTCGTGGACGTGACGCCGTACGCCATGCCGAGCGCACCGTCGACGAGCTGCGCGGCGAGGCCGACGAGGGCCAGGAGGATGAAGGAGGAGGGCACGGACAACCACCTCGGGCAGGCGGCCGGCGCCGTGGCGTCGGTCGAGGAGTCGGCGGGACGCGGGCGCCCCCGGAGCACTCCCGATAATTCCGACCCGCTTGCTCGTCTTTCAAGAGGCGGTCACATGGTGGACACGCGTCCCAGGACGCGGACCGCGGATCAGGGGTTGTGCCAGGCGTCCTCGCGCGCCGCGAGCGCGTGCACCGCGTCCGGCAGGTCGCCGGCGACGAGGTCGGCGAGCGTCACGACGTCGAGGACGTCGCGCACCGACGCCCGCAGCGCCACCCAGACCTCGAGCAGCGAGCGGGCCGACCCCTCGTACGTGAGCGCCGGCGGGCGGACGTCGCGCACCGTGACGAGCGGGCCGTCGACGGCGCGGATGACGTCGGCGAGCGTGATCTCCGCGGCCGGCCGCGCCAGCTGGTAGCCGCCCGAGCGGCCGCGCACGCTCGTCACGACGCCGCCGCGCCGCAGGTCACCGAGGATGCGCTCGAGGAAGCTCGTCGGGATGTCCTGCCCCGCGGCCAGTGCGTCCGCGGGGACGGAGTCCCCGGCCGGGCGGGTCGCGAGCTCCGCGCACGCCCGCACCGCATAGTCCGCCTTCGCCGAGACCCGCATGGCGTCCATCATCCCGGATCCGTCCCACGATCCGGGACGGCGGCGCTCCGGCGGGACGGAGTCGCGGCCGGAGGGAATACCCCCGGGGGTACCTTGTTGGCGTGGACATGAGCGAGACGACGACCCCGGCGACCGCGTCGGCGCCCGGCGTGCACGAGCACCCGCAGGCGCCGCACGGCTACACGCCCGCCAAGGACGACTACCTCAAGCGGCTGCGCCGCATCGAGGGCCAGGTGCGCGGCATCGCGCGGATGGTCGACGAGGACACGTACTGCATCGACGTCCTCACGCAGATCTCCGCCGTCACCAAGGCCCTGCAGGCCGTGAGCATCGGCCTCGTCGAGGACCACCTCGCGCACTGCGTCGTCGACGCCGCCCGGCAGTCCCCCGACGCCGGCGCCGCCAAGGTCCGCGAGGCTGCCGACGCCATCGCGCGGCTCGTCCGCAGCTGACCCCACAGTCCCCGCGCGGCGGCACCCGCCGCGCCCCGTCGAAGGAGAGACCCATGAGCCAGACCACCACGTTCCGCGTCGACGGCATGACCTGCGGGCACTGCGTGCAGTCCGTCACCTCCGAGCTCACCGCGCTGCCCGGCGTCACCGACGTGCAGGTGGAGCTCGTAACCGGCGGCTCGTCCCCCGTCACCGTCACGTCCGACGCGCCGCTGGACGCCGCCGCGGTGTCCGCCGCCGTCGAGGAGGCCGGGTACGCGGTGACGCCGACCCGGTCGCTGCTGTGAGCGCCGCACGGACCGGCGGCCCGCACGACGCCGCGGTCGGGCAGGCCCTCGGGGCCCCCGTCGCGACCGTCGACCTGGCCGTCGAGGGCATGACCTGCGCGTCCTGCGTCGCACGCGTCGAGAAGAAGCTCAACCGCGTCCCCGGCGCCCGCGCCACCGTGAACCTCGCCCTCGAGACCGCGCACGTCGAGCTGTCCGACCCCGGCCCGGACGCACCGGCCCCGACGGTCGACGCGCTCGTCGCCGCGGTCCGCTCCGCGGGGTACGACGCACGGCGGACGGGCGGCACGGGCACGGTCCCGGGTGAGGCACCCGCGGCCGACGGCCACGACGACGCGGGGACGCACGCCGGCACCCACGCCGGGACGCACGCCGACGCGGGTCACGCCGCGCCCGCCGGCACGGCCCAGGCACCGGCCGTCGCCCAGGGCGCCCCGGCCGGTCCCGGTGCCGCGCCCGTGCACCACGGCAGGCACCCCGACCCGGGCGAGCACCGCCGCGGCCCGCACGACCACGGCGGCATCGACGGGTTCTCCGAGGACGACACGTCGGCGCCCGTCGACGCCCGCGGCACGGACCTGCGCCGGCGCCTGCGCGTCGCCGCGGTGCTGACCGTCCCCGTGCTCGTCCTGAGCATGGTGCCGGCCACGCAGTTCACCGGCTGGCAGTGGGTGGTGGCGGCGCTCGCGCTGCCCGTGGTCACGTGGGCGGCCTGGCCGTTCCACAAGGCCGCCGCCCGCGCGGCCCGCCACCGCGCGTCGACGATGGACACGCTCGTGTCGATCGGCGTGGTCGCCGCCAGCGCCTGGTCGCTGTGGGCGCTGCTGCTCGGTGGCGCCGGCGAGCTCGGCATGCGCATGCAGCCGACGCTGCTCCCGGCCGCGTCGGCGGGCCACGGCCCGGCGATGCCCGAGCTGTACTTCGAGGTCGCGGCCGTCGTCACGACGTTCCTGCTGGCGGGCCGCTACGCCGAGCACCGCTCGCGCCGCCGTGCGGGTGACGCGCTGCGCTCGCTGCTCGACCTGGGCGCGAAGGACGTGGCCCTGCTCGTCACCGGGCCCGACGGGCGCCGGCGCGAGGAGCGCGTCCCCGTCGCGCGCCTGGCGGTCGGCGACCTGTTCGCGGTGCGCCCCGGCGAGAAGGTCGCGACGGACGGCGTCGTGGTCGAGGGCACGAGCGCCGTCGACACCTCGCTCCTGACCGGCGAGCCCGTGCCGGTGGACGTCGGCCCGGGCGACGAGGTCACCGGCGCGACCGTCAACACGTCGGGTCACCTCGTGGTGCGCGCCGCGCGCGTCGGCGAGCAGACGCGGCTGGCGCAGATCGGCCGGCTCGTCGCCCGCGCCCAGACCGGCAAGGCACCCGTGCAGCGGCTCGCGGACCGCGTGTCGGCGGTGTTCGTGCCCGTGGTGATCGTCATCGCGCTGGGCACCTTCGCGGTGTGGCTGGCGACCGGCGGTGGCCTGCAGGCGGCGTTCACCGCGGCCGTGGCCGTGCTCATCATCGCGTGCCCCTGCGCCCTCGGGCTGGCGACGCCGACCGCGCTGCTGGTCGGCACGGGCCGCGGCGCGCAGCTCGGCATCCTCATCAAGGGTCCGGAGATCCTCGAGGAGACCCGCGCCGTCGACACCGTCGTGCTCGACAAGACCGGCACGGTGACCGCCGGGCGCATGGGTCTCGTCGACGTCGTGCCCCTGACCGGCACCGAGCGGGACGAGGTCCTGCGGCTGGCCGGCGCGGTCGAGGCACGCGCCGAGCACCCGATCGCGCGGGCCGTCGCCGAGGCGGCCGAGGCGCTCGCCCCGGTCCCCGCGGGGGTCGGCGCGGACGGCGTCGCGATCGGCTCCGACGAGGTCCGTGAGTTCCACGCGGCCGCCGGTGGTGGCGTCGTGGGCGTCGTGCGGGCCGCGCACGCGGGCGTCGGGCTGGCCCGGCGCGTGCTCGTCGGCCGGCTCGGCTGGCTCGGCGAGCAGGGCGTGGACACGACGGCCGCCGCCGAGGCGGTCGCGGCTGCCGAGGCGGACGGTGCGACCGCCGTCGTCGCGGCCTGGGACGGTGCCGCGCGGGGCGTCCTCGTGCTGCGCGACCCCGTCCGGCCGACGTCCGCGGACGCCGTGCGGGAGCTGCGCGCCCTCGGCCTGCGGCCCGTGCTGCTCACCGGCGACAACCGGGGTGCGGCGCTCGCAGCCGCCCGCGAGGTCGGCATCGCCGAGGACGACGTGATCGCCCAGGTGCTGCCCGACCAGAAGGTCGCGGTCGTCGAGCGGCTGCAGGCCGGCGGCGCCCGGGTGGCGATGGTGGGCGACGGCGTGAACGACGCCGCGGCGCTCGCGACCGCCGACCTGGGCCTCGCGATGGGCACGGGCACGGACGTCGCGATCGAGGCGGCCGACCTGACCCTCGTCCGGGGCGACCTCGCGGCCGCCCCGCAGGCGGTCCGGCTCTCGCGGCGCACGCTGCGGGTGATTCGGCAGAACCTGTTCTGGGCGTTCGCGTACAACGTCGCGGCGATCCCGCTCGCGGCGCTCGGGCTGCTCAACCCGATGATCGCGGGCGCGGCGATGGCGTTCTCGTCGGTGCTCGTGGTGGCCAACAGCCTCCGCCTGCGCCGGTTCGCCTGACGCGTCCCCCGCCGCCCCGTGCGGCCCCGGTCCCCGTCCGGCTCCGTGCCGGGCGGGGACCGCTGCCGTCCGGGGCCGTCCGGCCGCCGCCGACCGCTGCGGACCCCAGCCGTCCGCCCACCGGCGCCGCCGCCCTCCCCTGCCTCGCCCGCCGCCCCGTCCACCGGCTCCTCGCCGACGAACCCGTGGTTGCGCAGCACCCACTCCCCGGATCGCTGCGGAATCCCGGGGTCGACGGCGCGGACGACGGCAGGGACGCGAATGTGATATCACTTTGCTATCGCATCAGCACAGCACCGAGGAGGCCCCATGCCCGACACGTCCGCCCCCCGCAGGAGTCCGTGGGCGGTGACCCCAGCGGCCGGCCCGTCGGCCACGCCGGGGCGCGCGTCGACGTCGCCGAGCGGCCGGCGTGGTCCCTCGGCACGGGCGGCGCGCTGCTCGCGATCCTCCTCGCCGTCGTCTGCGTCGTCACCGCCTTCGTCCTCTTCGGCGTCGCGGACGACACCGACACGGGGGCGCTCGGGGTGCTGGGCGTCGTCGTGCTCGTCGTCGGTGTGCTCCTGCCGACCGGCATCGCCGTCATCAGCCCCGGGCAGACGCGCGTCGTGCAGCTCTTCGGCCGCTACGTCGGCACCGTGCGGCGCACGGGGCTCGTGCTGACGGTCCCGCTCACGACCCGGCAGAAGGTGTCGGTGCGCGTGCGCAACTTCGAGACCAACGAGCTCAAGGTCAACGACGCCGACGGCAACCCCGTCAACATCGCCGCGATCGTCGTCTGGCAGGTCGCCGACACCGCGAAGGCCACCTTCGCCGTCGAGGACTACGAGGACTTCGTGCACGTGCAGTCGGAGTCGGCGCTGCGGCACGTCGCGATGTCGCACCCCTACGACCACGCCGACGACGGCGAGAACTCCCTGCGCGGCGCCACGGACGTCGTGTCGGCCGAGATCGCCGCCGAGGTCGCCGCGCGCGTCGTCATCGCCGGTGTCGAGGTCATCGAGGCGCGCATCTCCAACCTGGCGTACGCGCCGGAGATCGCGCAGGCGATGCTCCAGCGCCAGCAGGCGGGCGCGATCATCGCCGCCCGCGAGCGGATCGTCGAGGGCGCCGTCTCCATGGTCGAGGGCGCGCTCGGGCGGCTCGAGGCCGACGGCGTCGTCACGCTCGACGACGAGCGCCGCGCCGCGATGGTGTCGAACCTGCTCGTCGTCCTGTGCGGCGAGAGCCGCGCGACACCCGTCGTGAACACGGGGACGCTGTACGCGTGAACCGCGTCCACGCTCACGCGGGGCCCCGGGATGAGCGACGAGCAGCCGGCACGGCCTGGCCGGGGGCGCGAGCGCCGTCAGGTGCTCCTGCGCCTCGACCCGGCCGTGCACGACGCGCTCGCCCGGTGGGCGGCGGACGAGCTGCGCAGCGTCAACGCGCAGGTCGACCTGATCGTCCGCCGGGCCCTCGCGGACGCCGGCCGGCTGCCCGGCGACGCGGCCCCGCCACCGCGCCGGGGCCGCCCCCCGGCTGCCCCCTGACCCGCCGAGCGCGCCACTCGTCGGCCGAGCGCACCCGACGTCGCTGGTGCGCTCGCCCCGGG includes these proteins:
- the hemE gene encoding uroporphyrinogen decarboxylase, producing the protein MSLSAHHPLVDGRTTDSPLLTAYSGRRPERLPVWFMRQAGRSLPEYREVRAGIPMLDSCLDPDLAAEITLQPVRRHGVDAAVFFSDIVVPLKLVGVDVEIRSGVGPVMGAPVRTADDVARLRDLGPLTPERLAPVTAGVERTVAGLGTTPLVGFAGAPFTLAAYLVEGGPSRDHLAARRLMHADPATWAALMDWTAEVTGAFLEAQVLAGASAAQLFDSWAGALSLADYTAHCAPASGTVLARARALGVPAVHFGVATGELLVAMRDAGADVVGVDYRVPLDEASRRLGGTTPLQGNVDPALLGAPWDVLEAHVRDVVRRGRSAPGHVVNLGHGVPPETDPAVLTRVVELVHSL
- a CDS encoding FAD-dependent oxidoreductase; amino-acid sequence: MTDAPVPAPDASDLAPAWDVVVVGAGVAGLVAARDLVRAGLRVVLVDGRDAPGGAVRGHDVAGLRLDAGAESFATRGGAVAALLGELGLGDDVVTPEPRGAWVHLTSGDGPLPHTGLLGVPAHPLAADVRRTLGAAGAARAALDLVLPAGVGARATTFGALVRARMGDAVADRLVHPVVGGVHAADPDDLATDTVAPGLTAARAAARGPWPEASGRCARPLPRAAPCRGSPAASTGSWTRWSPT
- a CDS encoding NAD(P)/FAD-dependent oxidoreductase; this translates as MQGLAGGIHRLVDALVADVTAHGGVVLTRTRATGLVREDDGRLAVGTEPATARGSGAAGQAGPATDAPAAGGRTLRAARVLLATPQAPDLLRGLDGVELGDVATDAGVPVTLVTLVLDAPVLDAAPRGTGVLVGPGVTDVTAKALTHATAKWGWLARTARPGRHVVRLSFGRASAAHAADGTPPADVLLDVALADASTLLGVPLPASALVGHAVVRWTQSLPRPSAAHRAAVDAVRTAVADVPGVAVCGAWASGTGLASVVPDARAAAAALLAQAPAPDEAPG
- the hemC gene encoding hydroxymethylbilane synthase; amino-acid sequence: MPQHVRVGTRASVLALTQTGHVADALADLADLTVETVRVRTEGDRVSAPLASLGGTGVFVTALRDALLDGRCDVAVHSLKDLPTADADGLAVAAVPVRQDPRDALCARDGLTLATLPPGAKVGTGSPRRAAQLRAARPDLEVVDIRGNVDTRLRRVRGAVPVEGAAPAPTATPVVPTASGSPVGDLDAVVLAAAGLARLGRLDAATELFGPDVLLPAPGQGALAVEVRTTDAAGDAPLAQALRALDDVPTRRAVVAERAVLARLEAGCAAPIGAWGVLDADGTLTLDATVVAVDGARSLRRRTSGPVAGDDDARALGRALADELLDAGAADLAPLGTSS
- the hemB gene encoding porphobilinogen synthase is translated as MTTPTTDGTPAPAGPATADPTAAGGYTAGRHRPRRLRRTTAMRRLVAQTRLHPADLVLPVFVREGLDTPREITSMPGVQQHTRDSLRREVVRAAEAGVGGVMLFGIPQHRDATGSQATDPDGVLNVAIADVVAEVGDALVVQADLCLDEFTDHGHCGVLTPAGAVDNDATLSRYAAMALAQADAGAHLVGLSGMMDGQTAVVRDALDAAGHTDVSVLAYAAKYASAFYGPFREAVESQLSGDRRTYQMDAANRREALREVAIDVDEGADVVMVKPAMSYLDVLADVAATSSVPVWAYQVSGEYAMIEAAAAHGWITRRGAITESVLSIKRAGADAVLTYWATELAGWLAEER